The Juglans regia cultivar Chandler chromosome 10, Walnut 2.0, whole genome shotgun sequence genome includes the window AAGTACCTGGCATCATTGAGCATGCAGGCTTACTGAAACCAAGGTTCGATGCACTAAATGATCTGATCAGAGCGATATTGGAAGTAACCCGGAGTGTAGTTGAGTTTAAAGAATTACCATCCACGTATATCACCCAGGAGGTGCCTGCATTATCCTCAGCCTTGGCACAAATTCCAACTGCTATCTATTGGACCATCAGGAGTATTGTAGCTTGCGCAGCTCAAATAAGTAGCTTCACCAGCTTGGGCTACGAGTATGTTTTTTCTGTCATCGATCCATCCTTCAAGACCTTgaaaatatacacacacacacacacactcacatatatacatgatatagtAGGACAATCGTCACAACTTTTAGTAAATGTTTTCCATACCTTATATGCTTGGTAAATAATATACACATAAATTATTGTAAGGGAAATAATATTTTGCATGAACTACTAgtacattttttaatttgcacCACAAAACTTGACAAATTGGACCTAAAATTACGttttctaatatataatttgcacTCAGTTTGGATGTGAACATTATAAATAACATGTGACAATCTTGATGAGATATATCGCGCGTGATTGATGGTGCAAATTGGCGGCTTTGACATTTTTTCAtgtgcaaattaaaaaatgtgGCAGTTCCTGATTATGAGAgtgcaaaatataattttctcttgTTAAAAACTATTTCCCCAGTACTAGTGAAAAGTAAGAGTTGCAGTGCTTTTCCCAGCGCAACACTGCTAAATTAATGGATGTTGATAGCAGGTTTGTGGTCTCCACCACAGAAGCATGGGAACTATCCACCCTAACACACAAGCTCAGAACCATACGCGACCATCTTAAGAAGCAGTTGGAAATATGCAACCAATACATaggtatatatacatatataagtcATTTTTATGTCAAATATATAGAGATAGATCAAccatgaaagaaagaaatattaatacatgATGTAGAGCTAGCAGTACTGAGAATCTGACATTAAATGCAGAGGAGAAGAGGGATGTTGAAGCCTTTCAAATGCTCGTCAGTCTCTTCGAGATGATCCACATTGACAATATGAAGCCTCTCAGGGCCATTATTTACCCCAGGGATGATCTTCAGCCTCTTGTAGATGGTCACTCCAAGAAAAGGGTTGGCTTTTCTAAACACAATATGCATGCATCCCTACCATTAATCATTGTtacaaaaccatatatatacatatataatatattaatatgttacTATATATGATTGATTTTCTGTAACTCATGATGTTTTTACAAAAAACAGGTTAATATAGATGTTCTCAGGAGGAAAAATGTGCTACTGCTCATTTCCAGCTTGGGCATCTCCCAGGAAGAGTTGTCAATTCTGGAACAAATTTACAATGAATCCAGGGTCCAATCAACGAGGCTAGAGAGTCAGTATGAACTTGTGTGGATTCCACTAGTGGACCGTTCCGTCCCATGGACTGATCCCATGCAAAAACGTTTTGAGAGCCTGCAGTCTTCAATGCCATGGTACACTGTGTACCACCCTAGCTTGATAGGGAAGGCGGTGGTCAGGTTCATAAAGGAGAAGTGGCACTTCAGGAATAAGCCTATCCTTGTGGTGCTAGACCCTCAAGGAAGGGTTGTGTCCCCCAATGCAATCCACATGATGTGGATTTGGGGAAGCAATGCCTTCCCTTTCACTAGCGCCAGAGAAGAAGTTCTCTGGAGGGACGAGACTTGGAGGCTTGAGCTGCTGGTTGACGGCATTGACCCAACAATACTAAACTGGGTGAGCATGCTGCACGCAGTACTTAGTGTACATGCATTGTAGTTAATTATAAGTGCATGCAGTACTAATCTATATATAGACACGATATAAATTAATGCTTATCATATCCACTTCTCCACTTGTGTACATATTTTCTTATGAACAGATTAGAGATGGAAAATATATCTTCTTGTATGGAGGGGATGACACTGAGTGGGTTCGAAAATTTACGAGCACGGCACGCGCAGTTGCATTGGCAGCAGACGTACCCTTAGAGTTGGCCTATGTGGGAAAGGGTAGCAAACGGGAGCAAGTCCGGCGAATCTTAGCGATTATTGCCGTGGAGAAGCTGGGTCATAGCTGGCAAGACCTAGCCATGACGTGGTTCTTCTGGACCCGCCTCGAGAGCATGCTGTTCTCCAAGATTCAACAAGGCAAGGCTGACGACCACGTCGACCCCATGATGCAAGAGATCAAGAAACTCCTTAGCTATGATAGAGATGGCAGCTGGGCTGTGCTCTGTAAAGGGTCTTCTGTGGTGGTCAATGGGCATGGGAACTCCATCCTGCCTACCCTGGTTGAGTTTGACAAATGGAAGGAAAATGTGCGCCTTCAGGGGTTTGATGTGGCTTTCAAGAACTACCATGACCTGGTACGAGGTGAGACTTACCCCTGCTGCCGTTTCGAGTTCTCGCACTTTGCCGGAAGGATCCCGGAGGGAATGAAATGCCCCGAGTGTCACCGCTACATGGAGAAGTACACCACTTACCTCTGCTGCCACGATGAAGGCAATACTCCAGACATGATATTGTATAATTAGAACAACCTGATCAACCACTGCATGCATAATTTCCTTCCAGCTAGCTCGCAGCTATATGCACACGACGCTGGTTCAAAATAACAATCGATTGTgtgttttgatttgatttggttttatatcctttcatttttatattaatgtacGCAATATATATGAAAGAGTGTGAGAAGGCATGATCTTAGTGGCCATTTTCTGGTCGCTTATAATGTTTGATGCTATAAATAAGAAGTacttggtgtatttttttttataagcaagacAATATTAAAGTTGCATTACAAATATTCAGCATTCATCATGGGCTAATTATATTACACTGGTGGATCTTTTCCTCTGGGGAAATTCAGCAAACTTGGTGGGATTAGGATTAGGGGATGTTTCCAAGGGCCTGCGTAGAAGCTGTCCATTGCGCCACATTGTTCGCACATCGGTTCTTAGTCCAATCGATGAATTTTTACCATAGACCAGTTTTCAAAGCTCTCTAGGTTGTGCTTAATGTCATTGATAGTAGCTTGCATGGTCCAGTCTGTGTTTGGGTTAGAAGAAGACACTGCATTTACCACCTGTTACGAGTCACCTTTGATATTGgcaattttttttccactttctctGCATGGGTTCTTTTATACCCATCAATGATGCTGCTGCTTCTCCTATATTGGAACTGGTATGAGGAGTAAGATCGGTTTTGACAAACAAAATATCTCCTGCATATGTTTTACCTACTGCTGTAATTATGTTCCCTTCCTTCCTGACTGCTACATCAAAATATATCTCATTAAAGTCCCGTGGAGTTTGGTGGTGTAGCTCttcttctatcttttttttttcctgaccAAGCACTTCTATGTTCAGCACAGCTTCTTAGAGCCGTGGCTACAAATGTCATTGGAAAGGGACAAGGCGAATTGTGAATCACTTTGTTTCTCAGAAACCATATACTATCCATTGTTAAGAGAGCAAACAGTTGAGAAGGCACAGCTTAAGAAAATGTGAGGTAGATCTTCCTCTGCACTACAAAGAGGGCACTGGATTTGTTCTGTTTCCATTTGGATGACTCTTTTAAGATTAGACCTGGTGGGAAGAATGTTGTGACTGACTTTCCATTGGAATAGTTTGAGCTATCTTGAATTTTGAGCTTCCAAAGCCTTTTCGCAGTACCCAGGTCTAACACGAAGCTtgcattgaattatttatttattattattattttctcccaACCGTTTCTCTTCTCACTCATCCATTCCTGCCCACGTACAAGAAGTTACCCGCATCAAGCACGGCAACTGCATGGTAACCGCTGCCCCCATGCACATAACCACCCTTTCTCGTGCGCTCCTTCGATGCCAGGAATACACTTCACCTTGTAGATCGATGCTCtctaccttcttcttcttcttcttcttctttttttttcctatcttcTCCATATCAAGTCGCAAGGCACCTGGAAACCCACCACGAACCAGTTGCTGCCGACGTGAACCTGAGATAACCACCAACCTTCACGACAAAAGCCACCATTATAGCCACAAAACCCAAGCCCGTGTGCGTTCAGCGGAACGAAAACCACCCCGTGGgagttcctctctctctctcactctctcacacacacacacacacgttgctctctttctctctctctctgtgagtgCCCCGTTGTCGTGAGCACTACCGTCCATTGCACCCAGACCCGTCACGGCTCCTTCGCTCTCGGTGAGTTGTGGAGTGTTGCCCCGGGTTGCACGTTGGTTCCTCCCGTAAGCCATTGTTTCCCTCTAGTGTTTTAGTTCTAGTTTTTCACATACAAGTCTTCCTCATTACCAAAAtgcccttctttttttttttttttaattgggtttGTCTGTTTTGTTTacgtagtgattttttttatattttaaatgggctagtcattttattttataatagtccagaaactttattttttttatagcaaatatttaagggatttaaattatattgttaagcattaatttttatattttaattttagaagtgAACAATAACCttgtaatgttattttgaacACTATAATTctaatcttgtttattttttcattaaatgaaattttattatttactgtactagattttttttggtataattatattatctagtataaaattttatagtttgatttcactagtaaataagttagattttaatATCTTAGTCAAagaaattaagtggatattgatggattgtgaatgttggtattttaggtttATGAGAGTTTTAGGtattgagatattaaaataggttaattatagcatttcaggtttaaatatcgaaatacgtgttcgactggaaatttacgagaattacgtgattaattttataggtgatgattgattTTCGTTCAGTAATGTTGTGaagaatttctgaaaagctaaaaagtccaggtaagcggtgttcatatactaattttgcataaaaaaaaatgaaatgaggttgactttgaaaataagaatgtttgtttttgaaaagaaatttgaaaatgaccTTAGAAGTTTATTCtgtatatgcataaattctatataagaggaagtattttttgtcatgactggtgtagacatgagctaattttgtgcattttgtttttgaactatgcaaaaagagcgaatatgaaaatttaaaagtttttgttatgaataaatgaagatgttttgattctgtttattttgaacatgagaaatgatctgaaactattcagtattttgttttgatatgatgtgtcatctgaaaaccttggcataaagttctgattctatatctgaatgtgatctggttccgatgatgttccattctgtttctgttcagGCCCAGTCACGgctataatgatggtttatcactctaccacgggggtgaaacatggtatatgacccatccacgggtataatggtagtttataaccctaccacggggtgaaataTAGAATACGGCctagccacgagtataatggtggtttataaccttaccacgggggtgaaacatggtatacagcccagccacgggtataatggtggtttataaccctaccacgaggttgaaacatggtatacggctcagccacaggtataatggtggtttataaccctactacggggcATGGTATTTGTctcgatgtgatgctatgagatgatatgaatataatgtttcagtttggatatgcctaaagattttctttttgagaacaagattgtttttctgaaaatttcgctctgatgttttgtactaaattttgtttatgcatttcaaaagtaaatatgttgtttctgcattctgaaagtaaattttttgttttgcatgccAAACTTTATAAAAGcttatgtttacatgctagtatatgctctctgcttactgagttgatgataactcaccccttatctccataatatttttcagatattttgatggttcagctgagaatcaagattatgaggcattgagtgagatgatttaagtatagtggtttAAGCATaagaagttttttatgagtattatcgatttttattaagaaattttattgtgttatgatgactttacattttgaaaaattggttatattgaggaaattagattgaatcgaattttctatatgatattggaaatttggagtctatttttatattactgaaatgtgagtttaagtattaggaagtaactctctgaCCCGTGTGGGACCGGGCGTTACATTTTTCCTTCTAGAAGAATTGTGTTGGACATGAATGGTT containing:
- the LOC108986226 gene encoding protein SIEVE ELEMENT OCCLUSION B-like isoform X1 is translated as MDTQLGGSSSQQPNVASSLQQPTRSNNPLQVSFQQPSQLGSVQQPSQLGSLQQSSQLGSLQPTNQLGSFQPTHQLGALQQPSLTNRFSPSSMRQFIKGDRSMITLSDDNVMVKQVLGTHAPDGREVDIRPLLYIVEDILNRTTLSPEGLMIAGTQAQVEYLEDKTNQANFLVLLDALSYTIDRISCEIQYKAFGGSDAHQTTLSIFHLVSSFAWDAKLVLALAAFALNYGEFWLLAQIYSTNQLARAMAFLRQVPGIIEHAGLLKPRFDALNDLIRAILEVTRSVVEFKELPSTYITQEVPALSSALAQIPTAIYWTIRSIVACAAQISSFTSLGYDRFVVSTTEAWELSTLTHKLRTIRDHLKKQLEICNQYIEEKRDVEAFQMLVSLFEMIHIDNMKPLRAIIYPRDDLQPLVDGHSKKRVNIDVLRRKNVLLLISSLGISQEELSILEQIYNESRVQSTRLESQYELVWIPLVDRSVPWTDPMQKRFESLQSSMPWYTVYHPSLIGKAVVRFIKEKWHFRNKPILVVLDPQGRVVSPNAIHMMWIWGSNAFPFTSAREEVLWRDETWRLELLVDGIDPTILNWIRDGKYIFLYGGDDTEWVRKFTSTARAVALAADVPLELAYVGKGSKREQVRRILAIIAVEKLGHSWQDLAMTWFFWTRLESMLFSKIQQGKADDHVDPMMQEIKKLLSYDRDGSWAVLCKGSSVVVNGHGNSILPTLVEFDKWKENVRLQGFDVAFKNYHDLVRGETYPCCRFEFSHFAGRIPEGMKCPECHRYMEKYTTYLCCHDEGNTPDMILYN
- the LOC108986226 gene encoding protein SIEVE ELEMENT OCCLUSION B-like isoform X2 — protein: MDTQLGGSSSQQPNVASSLQQPTRSNNPLQVSFQQPSQLGSVQQPSQLGSLQQSSQLGSLQPTNQLGSFQPTHQLGALQQPSLTNRFSPSSMRQFIKGDRSMITLSDDNVMVKQVLGTHAPDGREVDIRPLLYIVEDILNRTTLSPEGLMIAGTQAQVEYLEDKTNQANFLVLLDALSYTIDRISCEIQYKAFGGSDAHQTTLSIFHLVSSFAWDAKLVLALAAFALNYGEFWLLAQIYSTNQLARAMAFLRQVPGIIEHAGLLKPRFDALNDLIRAILEVTRSVVEFKELPSTYITQEVPALSSALAQIPTAIYWTIRSIVACAAQISSFTSLGYEFVVSTTEAWELSTLTHKLRTIRDHLKKQLEICNQYIEEKRDVEAFQMLVSLFEMIHIDNMKPLRAIIYPRDDLQPLVDGHSKKRVNIDVLRRKNVLLLISSLGISQEELSILEQIYNESRVQSTRLESQYELVWIPLVDRSVPWTDPMQKRFESLQSSMPWYTVYHPSLIGKAVVRFIKEKWHFRNKPILVVLDPQGRVVSPNAIHMMWIWGSNAFPFTSAREEVLWRDETWRLELLVDGIDPTILNWIRDGKYIFLYGGDDTEWVRKFTSTARAVALAADVPLELAYVGKGSKREQVRRILAIIAVEKLGHSWQDLAMTWFFWTRLESMLFSKIQQGKADDHVDPMMQEIKKLLSYDRDGSWAVLCKGSSVVVNGHGNSILPTLVEFDKWKENVRLQGFDVAFKNYHDLVRGETYPCCRFEFSHFAGRIPEGMKCPECHRYMEKYTTYLCCHDEGNTPDMILYN